A window of Diospyros lotus cultivar Yz01 chromosome 14, ASM1463336v1, whole genome shotgun sequence contains these coding sequences:
- the LOC127790783 gene encoding F-box/kelch-repeat protein At1g74510 isoform X1, whose protein sequence is MQFQREREIENAIASVKRDTRFVQVSLFTVPSDRTLALIFLAKSGTMLEGPSYLVSRELPSCCEHESVWVYNAFQVIELANGKRGLLGDREGMPLKKSSKPDVIKTKETAEGCHGSGKSAYKSCNRHNNGDQSDNKRDRGEQSDSSSLIHQIGRDISINCLLRCSRSDYGSIASLNQSFRSLIRSGELYKLRQKFGIIEHWVYISCELLEWEAFDPIRLRWMHLPRMTSNECFRCSDKESLAVGTELLVFGKEIMSPVVYKYSILTNSWTLGAGMNEPRCLFGSASLGNIAIVAGGCDPRGNILRSVELYNSDTGTWMTLPSMNRPRKLCSAVFMDGKFFVMGGIGVGNPNLLTCGEVYDLKTRTWHEIPDMFPPFSGDADATGTAATSKAPPLLAVVKNELYAANHAEKELRRYDKRRNLWVTVGSLPEQVSSMDGWGLAFRGCGDQLIVIGGPRAVGGGTIEVNAWVPDEHPPQWNLLGSKHSGSFVYNCAVMGC, encoded by the exons ATGCAATtccagagagagagggagatcgaGAATGCGATTGCGAGTGTAAAGCGAGACACCCGATTCGTGCAAGTCTCCCTCTTCACTGTACCCTCT GATCGAACCCTTGCATTGATCTTTCTGGCAAAATCTGGCACCATGTTGGAGGGTCCGTCTTATCTCGTTTCCCGGGAACTACCAAGTTGCTGCGAGCATGAGAGTGTGTGGGTTTACAATGCATTCCAGGTGATTGAACTAGCAAATGGTAAGCGTGGTTTGTTGGGGGATAGGGAGGGCATGCCACTGAAAAAGTCATCCAAGCCTGATGTCATCAAGACAAAGGAAACAGCGGAGGGTTGTCATGGTAGCGGTAAGTCCGCCTATAAATCTTGTAATCGACATAACAACGGAGACCAATCGGATAATAAGCGTGATCGTGGCGAACAATCAGATTCAAGTTCACTTATTCACCAAATTGGTCGAGATATCTCTATTAATTGTCTGCTCCGCTGTTCTAGATCGGATTACGGTTCAATTGCCTCATTGAATCAAAGCTTCCGTTCTCTAATTCGGAGTGGTGAGCTGTATAAGCTGAGGCAGAAATTTGGTATTATTGAACATTGGGTTTATATTTCTTGCGAACTTCTTGAATGGGAGGCCTTCGATCCAATTCGCCTTCGATGGATGCATTTGCCTAGGATGACTTCAAATGAGTGCTTCAGGTGTTCTGACAAGGAATCGTTGGCTGTTGGTACCGAACTGCTTGTTTTTGGAAAGGAGATCATGTCCCCTGTTGTTTATAAATATAGCATATTAACAAACTCGTGGACATTGGGTGCAGGAATGAATGAACCAAGATGCTTGTTTGGCTCTGCAAGTCTTGGGAATATTGCAATTGTTGCAGGAGGTTGTGACCCAAGGGGCAATATATTGAGGTCAGTGGAGCTTTATAACTCAGATACGGGCACGTGGATGACCCTTCCAAGCATGAATAGACCAAGGAAACTGTGTTCTGCAGTGTTCATGGATGGGAAATTTTTTGTTATGGGGGGAATTGGTGTAGGCAATCCAAATTTGCTTACATGTGGGGAAGTGTATGATCTGAAGACGAGGACATGGCATGAGATTCCAGATATGTTCCCTCCATTCAGCGGAGATGCTGATGCAACTGGGACAGCTGCTACATCCAAGGCACCTCCCCTGCTTGCGGTGGTGAAAAATGAGCTATATGCAGCGAATCATGCAGAAAAGGAACTGAGAAGGTATGACAAGAGGAGAAATCTTTGGGTTACAGTGGGTAGCTTACCTGAACAAGTATCCTCCATGGATGGATGGGGACTAGCATTTAGGGGATGTGGGGACCAGCTCATTGTCATTGGTGGACCTAGAGCTGTAGGAGGAGGGACAATAGAAGTTAATGCTTGGGTTCCAGATGAACACCCTCCACAATGGAACTTACTTGGCAGCAAACACTCGGGAAGTTTTGTCTACAATTGTGCTGTGATGGGTTGCTGA
- the LOC127790678 gene encoding uncharacterized protein LOC127790678: MAPITRRSALCCCLLVSLWFGGGGVLRSEAAEEEVGVYELKRGDFSVKLTNYGATVLSLILPDKNGKLDDIVLGFETIDGYKNDTTYFGAIVGRVANRIGGAQFTLNGVHYRLLPNDHVKNMLHGGPKGFSEVIWTVQSYKQDSHITFTYHSHDGEEGFPGDLEVSVTYVLIETNKLGIKMEAQALNKATPVNLASHTYWNLAGHGSGDILGHGLQLFGSKITPVNDELIPTGAIVNVEGTAFDFLQARPIGSRFTEVPEGYDINYALDNAGGSSKHLAKVAVVEERKSGRKMELWANQPGVQFYTGNMLERVEGKGGVVYSKYAGLCLETQGFPDAVNHPSFPSQIVNPGEMYEHVMVYRFTAN, encoded by the exons ATGGCTCCAATCACCCGGCGATCTGCTCTATGTTGCTGTCTCTTGGTGTCTCTGTGGTTTGGAGGCGGCGGCGTCCTGAGGAGTGAAGCTGCGGAAGAAGAGGTGGGTGTTTACGAGCTGAAGAGAGGGGATTTCTCTGTGAAGCTCACCAACTATGGCGCCACtgttctctccctcattctccCCGATAAAAACG GGAAACTGGATGATATTGTTCTTGGGTTTGAAACAATCGACGGGTATAAG AATGATACGACCTACTTTGGAGCCATTGTTGGACGAGTTGCCAACAGAATCGGAGGGGCTCAGTTTACCTTGAATGGGGTTCATTACCGGCTGCTGCCAAATGATCATGTCAAAAACATGCTCCATG GGGGTCCCAAGGGATTTAGTGAAGTCATATGGACAGTGCAAAGCTACAAACAAGACAGCCACATTACTTTCACTTATCACAGCCACGATGGTGAAGAAG GATTTCCGGGTGATCTTGAGGTGTCTGTGACATACGTGCTGATCGAAACAAACAAGCTTGGGATCAAAATGGAGGCCCAGGCTCTGAACAAGGCTACGCCAGTGAACCTAGCTTCACACACTTACTGGAACCTGGCTGGCCATGGCAGCGGCGACATCCTAGGCCACGGTCTCCAGCTCTTTGGCTCGAAGATCACTCCAGTGAACGATGAACTAATTCCCACCGGAGCAATCGTCAACGTGGAAGGGACAGCCTTCGATTTCCTGCAGGCTCGCCCCATTGGGAGCAGATTCACGGAGGTGCCGGAGGGGTACGACATCAACTACGCGCTGGACAACGCAGGAGGAAGCAGCAAGCATCTGGCAAAGGTGGCAGTGGTAGAAGAGAGAAAGTCAGGAAGAAAGATGGAGCTGTGGGCTAACCAGCCGGGAGTGCAGTTCTACACGGGGAATATGCTGGAAAGAGTGGAGGGGAAAGGCGGAGTCGTCTACTCCAAGTACGCGGGGCTGTGCCTGGAGACGCAGGGCTTCCCTGATGCTGTGAATCATCCCAGCTTCCCTTCACAGATAGTGAATCCAGGGGAGATGTATGAGCATGTTATGGTTTACAGATTCACAGCCAATTAG
- the LOC127790631 gene encoding 40S ribosomal protein S9-2-like — translation MVHVSFYRNYGKTFKKPRRPYEKERLDAELKLVGEYGLRCKRELWRVQYALSRIRNAARMLLTLDEKNPRRIFEGEALLRRMNRHGLLDESQNKLDYVLALTVENFLERRLQTLVFKTGMAKSIHHARVLIRQRHIRVGRQVVNIPSFMVRVDSQKHIDFSLTSPLGGGRPGRVKRRNQKAAAKKAAGGDGDEEEEE, via the exons ATGGTGCACGTCTCCTTCTACAGGAACT ATGGGAAGACCTTTAAGAAGCCTCGTCGTCCCTACGAGAAGGAGCGGTTGGATGCTGAGCTGAAGCTCGTGGGTGAGTATGGGCTTCGGTGCAAGAGGGAGCTTTGGAGGGTTCAGTATGCTCTGAGCCGCATTCGTAATGCAGCAAGGATGCTTCTTACCCTTGATGAAAAAAATCCCCGCCGGATCTTTGAAGGTGAAGCTCTTCTACGAAGAATGAACCGTCATGGACTTTTGGATGAGAGTCAGAATAAGCTCGATTATGTCTTGGCCTTGACTGTGGAGAACTTCCTTGAGCGCCGCCTCCAAACACTTGTGTTCAAGACGGGTATGGCAAAGTCCATTCACCATGCCAGGGTCCTCATCAGACAGAGGCATATCAG GGTTGGAAGGCAGGTGGTGAACATCCCATCTTTCATGGTAAGAGTGGACTCTCAGAAGCACATTGATTTCTCACTCACGAGTCCTCTGGGCGGCGGGCGCCCTGGTAGGGTAAAGAGAAGGAACCAGAAGGCAGCTGCCAAAAAGGCTGCAGGGGGAGATGGAGACGAAGAGGAGGAAGAATGA
- the LOC127790783 gene encoding F-box/kelch-repeat protein At1g74510 isoform X2, with the protein MLEGPSYLVSRELPSCCEHESVWVYNAFQVIELANGKRGLLGDREGMPLKKSSKPDVIKTKETAEGCHGSGKSAYKSCNRHNNGDQSDNKRDRGEQSDSSSLIHQIGRDISINCLLRCSRSDYGSIASLNQSFRSLIRSGELYKLRQKFGIIEHWVYISCELLEWEAFDPIRLRWMHLPRMTSNECFRCSDKESLAVGTELLVFGKEIMSPVVYKYSILTNSWTLGAGMNEPRCLFGSASLGNIAIVAGGCDPRGNILRSVELYNSDTGTWMTLPSMNRPRKLCSAVFMDGKFFVMGGIGVGNPNLLTCGEVYDLKTRTWHEIPDMFPPFSGDADATGTAATSKAPPLLAVVKNELYAANHAEKELRRYDKRRNLWVTVGSLPEQVSSMDGWGLAFRGCGDQLIVIGGPRAVGGGTIEVNAWVPDEHPPQWNLLGSKHSGSFVYNCAVMGC; encoded by the coding sequence ATGTTGGAGGGTCCGTCTTATCTCGTTTCCCGGGAACTACCAAGTTGCTGCGAGCATGAGAGTGTGTGGGTTTACAATGCATTCCAGGTGATTGAACTAGCAAATGGTAAGCGTGGTTTGTTGGGGGATAGGGAGGGCATGCCACTGAAAAAGTCATCCAAGCCTGATGTCATCAAGACAAAGGAAACAGCGGAGGGTTGTCATGGTAGCGGTAAGTCCGCCTATAAATCTTGTAATCGACATAACAACGGAGACCAATCGGATAATAAGCGTGATCGTGGCGAACAATCAGATTCAAGTTCACTTATTCACCAAATTGGTCGAGATATCTCTATTAATTGTCTGCTCCGCTGTTCTAGATCGGATTACGGTTCAATTGCCTCATTGAATCAAAGCTTCCGTTCTCTAATTCGGAGTGGTGAGCTGTATAAGCTGAGGCAGAAATTTGGTATTATTGAACATTGGGTTTATATTTCTTGCGAACTTCTTGAATGGGAGGCCTTCGATCCAATTCGCCTTCGATGGATGCATTTGCCTAGGATGACTTCAAATGAGTGCTTCAGGTGTTCTGACAAGGAATCGTTGGCTGTTGGTACCGAACTGCTTGTTTTTGGAAAGGAGATCATGTCCCCTGTTGTTTATAAATATAGCATATTAACAAACTCGTGGACATTGGGTGCAGGAATGAATGAACCAAGATGCTTGTTTGGCTCTGCAAGTCTTGGGAATATTGCAATTGTTGCAGGAGGTTGTGACCCAAGGGGCAATATATTGAGGTCAGTGGAGCTTTATAACTCAGATACGGGCACGTGGATGACCCTTCCAAGCATGAATAGACCAAGGAAACTGTGTTCTGCAGTGTTCATGGATGGGAAATTTTTTGTTATGGGGGGAATTGGTGTAGGCAATCCAAATTTGCTTACATGTGGGGAAGTGTATGATCTGAAGACGAGGACATGGCATGAGATTCCAGATATGTTCCCTCCATTCAGCGGAGATGCTGATGCAACTGGGACAGCTGCTACATCCAAGGCACCTCCCCTGCTTGCGGTGGTGAAAAATGAGCTATATGCAGCGAATCATGCAGAAAAGGAACTGAGAAGGTATGACAAGAGGAGAAATCTTTGGGTTACAGTGGGTAGCTTACCTGAACAAGTATCCTCCATGGATGGATGGGGACTAGCATTTAGGGGATGTGGGGACCAGCTCATTGTCATTGGTGGACCTAGAGCTGTAGGAGGAGGGACAATAGAAGTTAATGCTTGGGTTCCAGATGAACACCCTCCACAATGGAACTTACTTGGCAGCAAACACTCGGGAAGTTTTGTCTACAATTGTGCTGTGATGGGTTGCTGA
- the LOC127790630 gene encoding pectinesterase 1, with protein MMDSINFLKGYGKVNPVEDHKSPPANPTPTPSPSPLRKPVIAALSLITVLTIILVAFIGALAYDSLTESPESESTESVCSVTQFPHSCFASISALDAEPDPDPEIIFNLSLRVAANELRNLSSLPKILISKSNDPKTESALRDCVELFGDALSELSKSAAAMQVGGGERMLTAAKIGDLKTWISAAMSDQETCLDGLEEMGSTAVNEVRAKVQRSREYMSNSLAILSNMDALLAKFKLTIR; from the coding sequence ATGATGGATTCCATCAACTTCCTCAAAGGCTACGGCAAAGTGAATCCGGTCGAAGATCACAAATCGCCGCCGGCCAATCCCACTCCCACTCCAAGCCCCAGTCCCCTCAGGAAGCCTGTGATCGCCGCCCTCTCTCTGATCACCGTTTTAACGATCATCCTCGTCGCCTTCATCGGAGCTCTCGCGTACGATTCCCTCACCGAATCACCCGAATCCGAGTCCACCGAGTCCGTCTGCTCGGTGACTCAGTTTCCCCATTCCTGCTTCGCCTCCATCTCCGCCCTCGACGCCGAGCCCGACCCGGACCCAGAAATCATCTTCAACCTCTCCCTCCGGGTCGCCGCGAACGAGCTCCGGAACCTCTCCTCGCTGCCCAAGATTTTGATCTCCAAGTCCAACGACCCGAAGACCGAGTCGGCGCTGAGGGACTGCGTGGAACTGTTCGGCGATGCGCTGAGTGAGCTCAGCAAGTCAGCGGCGGCGATGCAGGTGGGCGGCGGCGAGAGGATGCTGACGGCGGCGAAGATCGGGGACTTGAAGACGTGGATCAGCGCGGCGATGAGCGATCAGGAGACGTGCTTGGATGGGCTGGAGGAGATGGGATCGACGGCTGTGAATGAGGTGAGGGCGAAGGTGCAGAGATCGCGAGAGTACATGAGCAACAGCTTGGCAATCCTCTCTAACATGGACGCCCTTCTGGCCAAGTTCAAGCTCACCATACGCTGA
- the LOC127790619 gene encoding transcription factor PRE3-like, whose product MSSRRSRSRQAGARISDDQINELVSRLQELLPELRHRRRSADKVSAAKVLEETCNYIRNLHKEVDGLSDRLSELLETSDSAQAAMIRSLLM is encoded by the exons ATGTCGAGCAGAAGATCGCGATCGAGGCAAGCAGGAGCAAGAATCAGCGACGATCAGATCAACGAGCTCGTCTCCAGGCTTCAAGAACTCCTCCCTGAGCTCCGCCACCGCCGCCGCTCTGCCGACAAG GTTTCAGCAGCGAAGGTGCTGGAGGAGACGTGCAACTACATAAGGAATTTGCACAAAGAGGTGGATGGCCTTAGCGATCGCTTGTCGGAGCTACTGGAGACTTCAGACAGCGCTCAAGCCGCCATGATCAGGAGCTTGCTCATGTAg